A stretch of Aedes aegypti strain LVP_AGWG chromosome 2, AaegL5.0 Primary Assembly, whole genome shotgun sequence DNA encodes these proteins:
- the LOC5572984 gene encoding zinc finger protein 808 has protein sequence MLDFSNFPSVCRTCFELTLDCNISAFARLDYCKLRLTYEDLLNELSFIPPQEYKNDLPSFLCNACAQRIEQFSNFRRQTEHILKFSIALLALKQRNDSQPLIDMLKSDKSDQLQRVLRRLNVIDNEVLTIDTLIENVRNGHKTETIEEEVHLEEVTVDVDQNQDMNSENEYSIIETAEQKSEPEEDEEPFKKKRRKQSRKTICREGQKFKSCPLEGCKEEYLVGNRAAYLHHEKNFHRYGCKVCGRVLASRTSFHNHVLLHDGEKAKVKCQFCERTFTTRGSMMVHIREVHNDTGIHFNCQYCAKGFMEQKNLYSHLHEHNVCKICDETFADLPGWISHTRKQHPETLFTCDQCDHTSLSQALLDRHKRMKHSENSVEQKPVRFTIFAINRVTFHQCPLCNLQFTSEEFLLQHNTQVHNQTQEDKQVRSTAKRRSREEREKFALRYSCDDCGKMYRFKNSLWSHRHKEHSVEQKTVICDTCGHHFKHHSYLSAHIANKHATEFPFRCETCPKAYSQAYLLKEHMKSHDTEKRHKCPHCNYRAKQSHLLKDHVIRMHSTERLAKCSDCDRAFINNGDLKKHMAVHSANMRFQCDECDQVFRRKMDLGRHTARVHVAKVTKKRKLSDKVSNINKSAQDSDQTTQTVKKINVMKPRNNEGVESSN, from the exons ATgttagatttttcaaattttccgtCGGTTTGCCGCACTTGTTTCGAGTTAACACTTGATTGCAACATTAGTGCTTTTGCAAGGTTGGACTATTGCAAACTCCGTTTAACATATGAGGATTTATTAAACGAACTATCTTTCATTCCGCCACAG GAATACAAGAATGATCTACCATCGTTTTTGTGCAATGCATGTGCTCAACGCATCgagcaattttcaaatttcagacGACAGActgaacatattctcaaattttcaatcgcTTTGTTGGCGCTCAAGCAAAGAAACGATTCTCAACCATTGATTGATATGCTCAAGTCTGACAAATCTGATCAATTGCAACGCGTTTTACGCCGTTTAAATGTTATAGACAATGAAGTGTTAACGATCGACACTCTGATTGAAAATGTGAGAAATGGTCATAAAACTGAAACCATAGAAGAGGAAGTCCATTTGGAAGAAGTTACTGTCGATGTTGATCAAAATCAAGACATGAATTCAGAAAATGAATATTCAATCATTGAGACAGCTGAACAGAAATCAGAACCCGAGGAGGATGAAGAACCCTTCAAAAAGAAAAGGCGGAAACAGTCACGTAAAACAATTTGCAGAGAAGgtcaaaaatttaaatcttgTCCGCTGGAGGGTTGCAAGGAAGAATATCTGGTTGGAAATCGTGCTGCATATCTACATCATGAGAAGAATTTTCACCGATATGGATGTAAAGTTTGTGGACGTGTTTTAGCGTCACGAACATCCTTCCACAATCACGTTTTACTGCACGATGGAGAGAAGGCTAAAGTAAAGTGCCAGTTTTGTGAGAGAACTTTCACCACTAGAGGAAGTATGATGGTTCACATCAGAGAAGTGCACAACGACACTGGAATACACTTCAACTGCCAATACTGCGCAAAAGGATTCATGGA GCAAAAGAATCTCTATTCTCACCTTCATGAGCATAACGTATGCAAAATCTGTGATGAAACATTCGCTGATCTTCCTGGTTGGATCAGCCATACTCGTAAGCAACATCCTGAAACGTTATTCACATGTGACCAATGCGATCACACATCTTTGAGCCAAGCGCTGCTGGATCGACATAAACGCATGAAACACTCAGAAAATAGCGTAGAACAGAAACCAGTTAGATTCACAATTTTTGCTATCAACAGAGTTACATTTCATCAGTGTCCTCTATGCAATTTGCAGTTTACgagtgaagaatttttgctTCAGCACAATACTCAAGTTCATAATCAAACGCAAGAGGACAAGCAAGTTCGATCCACGGCTAAGCGGAGATCGAGAGAAGAAAGGGAAAAATTCGCTCTTCGATACAGTTGTGACGATTGCGGTAAAATGTATCGGTTTAAGAACTCGTTGTGGTCCCACAGGCACAAAGAACACAGCGTCGAGCAAAAGACGGTCATATGTGATACATGCGGTCATCATTTTAAACACCATTCCTATCTCTCCGCTCACATAGCTAACAAACATGCCACGGAGTTCCCTTTCCGTTGTGAAACTTGTCCAAAAGCGTACTCCCAAGCATACCTTCTCAAGGAGCATATGAAATCGCACGACACAGAGAAGCGTCACAAGTGCCCTCACTGCAACTATCGAGCCAAGCAATCTCACCTGCTGAAAGACCACGTGATACGAATGCACTCAACCGAACGGCTAGCCAAATGCAGCGATTGCGATAGAGCATTCATCAATAATGGCGACCTGAAGAAGCACATGGCCGTTCACAGTGCCAATATGCGTTTCCAGTGTGACGAATGCGATCAAGTTTTCCGGCGGAAGATGGATCTGGGCAGACACACAGCTCGTGTACATGTGGCGAAAGTGACTAAAAAGCGTAAATTGAGTGATAAGGTTTCGAACATCAATAAGAGTGCACAGGATAGCGATCAAACAACTCAAACAGTTAAAAAGATAAATGTCATGAAACCAAGAAACAATGAAGGTGTTGAATCATCCAATTAA
- the LOC5572979 gene encoding zinc finger protein 25 isoform X2, with protein MDMGGDERQTFSDGNGQNSEKKWSLVDKGGKWQNSRAKLDQAIEEHLPQRICRTCQRKVDDVLHFQIETVSNMQLLMAVAKAKQYGSLTTLESQLQTDPCRNGLFRMNLIRSKDLSEAEIMQELRRNLLPESSIDIKTEPLDIVDYAIYQQTEDTVLDECVVNNDLQMKFELGEETDEPTSKIAKLSVKKRPCTTQGCESVTIGQGMQHAIEKHRSYCKICGQVFGKLSQAMYHVAVHKPKEERLSCTICSKTFCRKYGLDTHLLEFHGQATANHECSLCEQVFYKKTDLAKHREVHLKSPCQFCDRKKPFGSYKKLKEHFRMIHEKQIFKCEQCASSFLGRREHENHIEKHRDGTIDNCVEFALRLWNDNFKCTVCDRSFYNETYLDAHLEKEHKVYNIKAPDCKSNMIVPDYKFKCKECDATYRLKSSLKGHVFKNHRSQPKVCTHCGATFKSNNELDCHVRYLHTKDFRFKCDFCDKRCNTNSDLQVHRRTHTNERPYKCSYEGCGKDYKTNGAIIKHIRSVHTMERPYKCSYENCDRSFVCSQQLKSHGFTHTKEKPFPCAYCELRFNQNYLRRAHCRKRHPGQPDEVVPDGKDNLEGGIKVENSLE; from the exons ATGGACATGGGCGGAGATGAAAGGCAAACGTTTTCTGACGGAAATGGAcagaattccgaaaaaaaatggtCTCTGGTGGACAAAGGCGGAAAATGGCAGAACTCCAGAGCAAAACTG GATCAGGCGATCGAGGAACATCTTCCGCAAAGAATATGCCGCACCTGCCAACGCAAAGTGGACGATGTCCTACACTTTCAGATTGAAACCGTATCCAATATGCAACTGCTGATGGCCGTAGCTAAGGCCAAACAATACGGAAGCCTTACTACACTCGAAAGTCAACTGCAAACCGATCCATGCCGTAACGGTCTATTTCGTATGAATTTAATTAGATCGAAGGATTTATCAGAAGCGGAGATTATGCAAGAATTGCGACGAAATCTTCTTCCTGAATCTAGTATCGATATAAAGACTGAACCGCTCGATATTGTCGATTATGCAATCTATCAACAAACAGAAGATACAGTTCTAGATGAGTGTGTAGTAAACAACGATTTACAGATGAAGTTTGAATTGGGTGAAGAAACTGATGAACCAACCAGCAAGATAGCAAAGCTCAGCGTCAAAAAGAGACCTTGCACCACACAGGGTTGCGAATCCGTTACTATTGGACAAGGCATGCAACACGCCATTGAGAAACATCGATCTTATTGCAAAATATGCGGACAAGTATTCGGCAAACTCAGTCAAGCGATGTACCACGTGGCAGTACACAAGCCCAAGGAGGAACGTCTGAGTTGTACCATTTGCAGCAAGACGTTTTGTCGAAAATATGGACTGGACACTCATCTACTAGAGTTCCATGGTCAGGCAACAGCGAATCACGAATGTTCTCTTTGTGAACAGGTTTTCTATAA aaaaacggACCTCGCCAAACATCGGGAAGTTCATTTGAAGTCGCCTTGCCAATTCTGCGACCGAAAGAAACCTTTTGGAAGCTACAAAAAGCTGAAGGAACACTTCCGAATGATTCATGAGaagcaaattttcaaatgtgaaCAGTGTGCAAGCAGTTTCCTGGGTCGGCGAGAGCACGAAAACCACATAGAAAAACATCGAGACGGTACAATCGATAACTGTGTCGAATTTGCTCTTCGATTGTGGAATGATAACTTCAAGTGCACGGTGTGCGATCGGTCGTTCTATAACGAAACGTATCTTGATGCACATCTGGAGAAGGAACATAAGGTATACAACATCAAAGCTCCTGATTGTAAATCAAATATGATCGTCCCTGACTACAAATTTAAATGTAAGGAATGCGATGCTACGTATCGCTTGAAGTCCTCTTTGAAAGGCCACGTGTTTAAGAACCACCGAAGCCAGCCAAAGGTTTGCACTCACTGCGGAGCAACTTTCAAATCGAATAATGAACTGGATTGTCATGTTCGCTACCTTCATACAAAGGATTTTCGGTTCAAGTGTGACTTCTGTGATAAACGATGTAACACTAACAGTGATCTACAGGTTCATCGACGGACCCACACCAACGAGCGTCCGTACAAGTGTTCCTACGAGGGCTGTGGAAAGGACTACAAAACTAACGGGGCCATAATAAAGCATATCCGGTCAGTTCACACCATGGAGCGCCCGTACAAATGCTCGTACGAGAACTGCGATCGGAGTTTCGTTTGCAGTCAACAACTGAAGTCGCATGGTTTTACGCACACCAAAGAGAAGCCATTTCCGTGCGCTTATTGCGAATTGCGATTCAACCAAAACTATTTGCGCCGTGCCCACTGCCGAAAACGACATCCTGGACAACCGGACGAAGTAGTACCCGACGGTAAGGATAATCTTGAAGGGGGGATTAAAGTAGAAAATTCACTGGAATAA
- the LOC5572979 gene encoding zinc finger protein 25 isoform X1 — protein MNAYGKTYFSNICRLCLNSVEKHKSFPVDAVEERSGTSYRQFLNRWDVEARMDQAIEEHLPQRICRTCQRKVDDVLHFQIETVSNMQLLMAVAKAKQYGSLTTLESQLQTDPCRNGLFRMNLIRSKDLSEAEIMQELRRNLLPESSIDIKTEPLDIVDYAIYQQTEDTVLDECVVNNDLQMKFELGEETDEPTSKIAKLSVKKRPCTTQGCESVTIGQGMQHAIEKHRSYCKICGQVFGKLSQAMYHVAVHKPKEERLSCTICSKTFCRKYGLDTHLLEFHGQATANHECSLCEQVFYKKTDLAKHREVHLKSPCQFCDRKKPFGSYKKLKEHFRMIHEKQIFKCEQCASSFLGRREHENHIEKHRDGTIDNCVEFALRLWNDNFKCTVCDRSFYNETYLDAHLEKEHKVYNIKAPDCKSNMIVPDYKFKCKECDATYRLKSSLKGHVFKNHRSQPKVCTHCGATFKSNNELDCHVRYLHTKDFRFKCDFCDKRCNTNSDLQVHRRTHTNERPYKCSYEGCGKDYKTNGAIIKHIRSVHTMERPYKCSYENCDRSFVCSQQLKSHGFTHTKEKPFPCAYCELRFNQNYLRRAHCRKRHPGQPDEVVPDGKDNLEGGIKVENSLE, from the exons ATGAATGCATACGGAAAAACGTACTTTTCCAACATTTGCCGCTTGTGTTTGAACAGTGTCGAAAAGCACAAATCGTTTCCAGTGGATGCAGTTGAAGAAAGGAGCGGAACCAGTTATCGTCAATTTCTCAATCGATGGGACGTCGAAGCACGAATG GATCAGGCGATCGAGGAACATCTTCCGCAAAGAATATGCCGCACCTGCCAACGCAAAGTGGACGATGTCCTACACTTTCAGATTGAAACCGTATCCAATATGCAACTGCTGATGGCCGTAGCTAAGGCCAAACAATACGGAAGCCTTACTACACTCGAAAGTCAACTGCAAACCGATCCATGCCGTAACGGTCTATTTCGTATGAATTTAATTAGATCGAAGGATTTATCAGAAGCGGAGATTATGCAAGAATTGCGACGAAATCTTCTTCCTGAATCTAGTATCGATATAAAGACTGAACCGCTCGATATTGTCGATTATGCAATCTATCAACAAACAGAAGATACAGTTCTAGATGAGTGTGTAGTAAACAACGATTTACAGATGAAGTTTGAATTGGGTGAAGAAACTGATGAACCAACCAGCAAGATAGCAAAGCTCAGCGTCAAAAAGAGACCTTGCACCACACAGGGTTGCGAATCCGTTACTATTGGACAAGGCATGCAACACGCCATTGAGAAACATCGATCTTATTGCAAAATATGCGGACAAGTATTCGGCAAACTCAGTCAAGCGATGTACCACGTGGCAGTACACAAGCCCAAGGAGGAACGTCTGAGTTGTACCATTTGCAGCAAGACGTTTTGTCGAAAATATGGACTGGACACTCATCTACTAGAGTTCCATGGTCAGGCAACAGCGAATCACGAATGTTCTCTTTGTGAACAGGTTTTCTATAA aaaaacggACCTCGCCAAACATCGGGAAGTTCATTTGAAGTCGCCTTGCCAATTCTGCGACCGAAAGAAACCTTTTGGAAGCTACAAAAAGCTGAAGGAACACTTCCGAATGATTCATGAGaagcaaattttcaaatgtgaaCAGTGTGCAAGCAGTTTCCTGGGTCGGCGAGAGCACGAAAACCACATAGAAAAACATCGAGACGGTACAATCGATAACTGTGTCGAATTTGCTCTTCGATTGTGGAATGATAACTTCAAGTGCACGGTGTGCGATCGGTCGTTCTATAACGAAACGTATCTTGATGCACATCTGGAGAAGGAACATAAGGTATACAACATCAAAGCTCCTGATTGTAAATCAAATATGATCGTCCCTGACTACAAATTTAAATGTAAGGAATGCGATGCTACGTATCGCTTGAAGTCCTCTTTGAAAGGCCACGTGTTTAAGAACCACCGAAGCCAGCCAAAGGTTTGCACTCACTGCGGAGCAACTTTCAAATCGAATAATGAACTGGATTGTCATGTTCGCTACCTTCATACAAAGGATTTTCGGTTCAAGTGTGACTTCTGTGATAAACGATGTAACACTAACAGTGATCTACAGGTTCATCGACGGACCCACACCAACGAGCGTCCGTACAAGTGTTCCTACGAGGGCTGTGGAAAGGACTACAAAACTAACGGGGCCATAATAAAGCATATCCGGTCAGTTCACACCATGGAGCGCCCGTACAAATGCTCGTACGAGAACTGCGATCGGAGTTTCGTTTGCAGTCAACAACTGAAGTCGCATGGTTTTACGCACACCAAAGAGAAGCCATTTCCGTGCGCTTATTGCGAATTGCGATTCAACCAAAACTATTTGCGCCGTGCCCACTGCCGAAAACGACATCCTGGACAACCGGACGAAGTAGTACCCGACGGTAAGGATAATCTTGAAGGGGGGATTAAAGTAGAAAATTCACTGGAATAA